A DNA window from Chryseobacterium sp. MEBOG06 contains the following coding sequences:
- a CDS encoding mevalonate kinase gives MTNPLFYAKIILFGEYGMIEDSQGLVVPYSFYKGTLKFSDLNSEFELNSNRHLQKYSDFLTTLDLSDDFKLDIECLKNDISNGLFFDSNIPQGYGVGSSGALVAAIFEKYSISKLNPDNISKDNLKKLKAVFGEMESYFHGKSSGMDPLICYMNLPILIENKENLDRVDIPDGEEGKGAIFLIDSGMTGETGPMIQIFFEKMKTEGFRKTLKEEFIRYNNACIESFLKKDMNPFFRNLKKLSHWAYEHFRPMIPESIFNIWKKGLDSNAYYLKLCGSGGGGYILGFTKDYEKAEKMLDGFQKEVIYRF, from the coding sequence ATGACCAACCCATTATTTTATGCAAAAATAATTCTGTTTGGAGAATATGGAATGATTGAAGATTCCCAGGGGCTTGTAGTACCTTACAGCTTCTATAAAGGGACTTTGAAATTTTCAGATTTAAATTCTGAATTTGAGCTTAATTCCAACAGACATCTGCAGAAATACTCAGACTTTCTTACAACGCTTGATCTATCTGACGATTTTAAGTTGGATATTGAGTGCCTGAAAAATGATATTTCAAACGGACTTTTCTTTGATTCCAATATCCCGCAAGGATATGGAGTGGGAAGTTCAGGAGCTTTAGTAGCTGCTATCTTTGAAAAATATTCAATAAGTAAGCTAAATCCTGATAACATTTCAAAAGACAATCTTAAAAAGTTAAAAGCTGTTTTCGGTGAAATGGAAAGCTATTTCCATGGCAAAAGTTCAGGAATGGATCCTTTGATCTGCTATATGAACCTTCCGATTCTTATTGAAAATAAAGAAAACCTGGACAGGGTAGATATTCCGGATGGAGAAGAAGGGAAAGGAGCTATTTTCCTGATAGACTCTGGAATGACTGGAGAAACCGGACCTATGATTCAGATTTTCTTTGAAAAAATGAAAACAGAAGGATTCCGTAAGACGCTGAAAGAAGAGTTTATCCGGTACAACAATGCCTGTATAGAGTCTTTTCTTAAAAAAGATATGAATCCATTCTTCAGAAACTTAAAAAAACTTTCTCACTGGGCGTATGAGCATTTCCGTCCAATGATTCCTGAAAGTATCTTTAATATCTGGAAAAAAGGGCTGGATTCCAATGCCTATTATCTGAAACTTTGCGGAAGCGGAGGTGGTGGTTATATTTTAGGATTTACCAAAGACTACGAAAAAGCTGAAAAAATGCTTGACGGCTTCCAAAAAGAAGTGATTTACAGATTTTAA
- a CDS encoding M12 family metallo-peptidase codes for MKKFLLICFLQCFAFGFSQNLKPVAQKVSEYHNEKAEFKSYDLFEVNTDADKLAEYRRAATDITVLSLKSAELKRLIKEKPDFLEITFPFEGGKKITVEMYKHQILTNDFKVVTDQGKIVEYTPGVYYQGIVKGDNASIVAFSFFNNDIMGVASTPELGNVVVGKAKNSQDFVSYSDSKLTGANPFVCNVDGLKENQVQRAPFNPKNAGNKKTDNCVRIYYEAGFGPYTQNGSNTTTTTDWVTAMHNNISTLYANENVNVALSGVYVWTTTDPYTGSPSAILNQFKNTRTIFNGDLAQLLRNPATTSIAFVNSLCTNFRYSYCGVNFTYQNVPTYSWNIEAMTHELGHNLGSPHTHACFWNGNNTAIDGCGPASGNNEGCTAALPAVGGGTIMSYCHLVSSVGINFANGFGVQPGTLIRNTIDSKGCLGTNCTTSCSSSITNFNIANITQTSANATFTDATSASWKYKLTTTNGTTVSTGSAGTPSFNFTNLQPATYYKLNVGTDCSGPNAFLVSKLFLTDAAWCDGVQFTDTGGAAGQYGDNEEIIKTFYPASGSAMTMNFTAFDLEQGYDFMYIYNGPSTASPLFANGNNLTGTTVPGPFTSTDPSGAITVRFVSDGGVTGNGWNVNFLCSVLAVEESSIKNSSINIYPNPAKNKITISSQERLKGYKIYDEAGRLILSDSSLKGTQYEVNLSSVQTGNYVISIETEKQTISKKLIKQ; via the coding sequence ATGAAAAAATTCCTATTAATTTGCTTCTTGCAATGTTTTGCTTTTGGTTTTTCTCAAAATTTAAAACCAGTTGCCCAAAAAGTATCAGAATATCATAATGAAAAAGCAGAGTTTAAAAGCTATGATTTATTTGAGGTAAATACAGATGCTGATAAATTAGCGGAATACAGACGTGCTGCAACTGATATCACAGTGTTGTCTCTGAAATCTGCTGAACTGAAAAGATTAATCAAAGAAAAACCTGACTTTCTTGAAATCACTTTTCCCTTTGAAGGCGGAAAGAAGATCACTGTTGAAATGTATAAACATCAGATCTTAACCAACGATTTCAAAGTAGTTACAGATCAGGGTAAAATAGTAGAATATACACCAGGTGTCTATTATCAGGGAATTGTAAAAGGGGATAATGCTTCTATTGTTGCTTTCAGCTTTTTCAATAATGATATAATGGGAGTGGCTTCCACACCGGAACTGGGAAATGTTGTGGTAGGAAAAGCTAAAAATTCGCAAGATTTTGTAAGCTATTCAGATTCTAAACTAACAGGTGCCAACCCATTTGTATGTAATGTTGACGGATTGAAAGAAAATCAGGTTCAAAGAGCACCCTTTAATCCTAAAAATGCAGGTAATAAAAAAACGGATAATTGTGTAAGGATTTATTACGAAGCAGGTTTTGGACCTTATACCCAAAATGGAAGCAATACGACCACTACTACTGACTGGGTTACTGCTATGCATAATAATATTTCAACATTGTACGCAAACGAGAATGTTAATGTAGCTTTAAGCGGAGTTTATGTTTGGACAACTACTGATCCTTATACAGGATCGCCAAGTGCAATTCTTAACCAATTTAAAAATACCAGAACAATATTTAATGGAGATCTTGCCCAATTGTTAAGAAATCCTGCTACCACAAGTATTGCTTTTGTTAATTCTTTATGTACTAATTTCAGATATTCTTATTGCGGGGTCAACTTCACCTATCAGAATGTACCCACTTACTCATGGAATATAGAAGCTATGACCCATGAACTAGGGCATAATCTAGGTTCACCTCATACCCATGCTTGTTTCTGGAATGGAAATAATACCGCTATTGATGGATGCGGGCCTGCGTCAGGAAACAATGAAGGATGTACAGCTGCTCTTCCTGCTGTAGGCGGAGGTACTATTATGAGCTATTGCCACCTGGTAAGCAGTGTAGGTATTAATTTTGCCAATGGATTTGGTGTGCAGCCAGGAACACTGATCAGAAATACCATCGATTCAAAAGGGTGTCTTGGTACCAATTGCACAACCTCATGCTCTTCCTCGATTACGAATTTTAATATTGCAAACATCACACAGACCTCCGCAAATGCAACTTTCACCGATGCCACTTCAGCATCATGGAAGTACAAACTCACTACCACTAACGGAACAACAGTATCTACAGGAAGTGCAGGTACACCTTCTTTTAATTTTACTAATCTTCAGCCGGCTACTTACTACAAACTTAATGTAGGTACTGATTGCAGCGGGCCTAATGCATTCCTTGTATCAAAGCTCTTTTTAACAGATGCAGCATGGTGTGATGGCGTTCAGTTTACAGATACAGGAGGTGCTGCAGGTCAGTATGGGGATAATGAAGAAATTATAAAAACATTTTATCCTGCGTCAGGTTCTGCGATGACAATGAATTTTACAGCATTCGATCTTGAACAGGGTTATGATTTCATGTACATATATAATGGTCCTTCTACCGCTTCACCATTATTTGCGAATGGAAATAACCTGACAGGGACTACGGTTCCGGGTCCGTTTACATCTACAGATCCTTCAGGAGCGATAACGGTACGATTTGTTTCAGATGGAGGCGTTACCGGAAATGGCTGGAATGTGAATTTCTTATGCAGTGTTCTGGCAGTGGAAGAGAGCAGTATAAAAAACAGTTCAATAAATATCTATCCTAATCCTGCTAAAAATAAGATTACAATTTCTTCCCAAGAAAGATTAAAAGGGTATAAAATATATGATGAAGCCGGAAGATTGATCCTTTCAGATTCTTCATTAAAAGGAACTCAGTATGAAGTTAACCTTTCCTCTGTGCAGACAGGAAATTATGTAATAAGCATTGAAACTGAAAAGCAGACAATCAGCAAGAAGCTGATAAAGCAATAA
- a CDS encoding MFS transporter — MSETENRQPKNIKNNPKIMKAWAVYDWANSVYSLVITSTIFPIYYSILTTAYEKKEYIAETKTWIDVPVRHMIKIFGNEYQPDAVYGYSLTISFFIVVLLSPFLSSLADTIGNKKSFLQFFCYLGATSCMGLAMFTGMHNVFLGLLFSITASVGFWGSLVFYNSFLPDIATQDRQDALSAKGYVYGYIGSVVLVVICLIMIQVFAKGAAQQLLFTRISFLLTGAWWFGFSQYTFKHLPQFGNVKEKLPKDLVLLNYKNIFKKHEEQGGFFEVLKDNMSFYVDIAKESFHELFKVGGVLFKDRNLKFFLSSFFFYSVGMQTIFLMATLFGKSEINLAQDKLIGTLLVIQIEAIIGAVIFSRLSKRIGNKNVISIAIILWIVACLWAYFLNKENPNVEYQFYGVAAVVGLVMGGLQAMSRSTYSKLLPEDSMENTTYFSFYDVLEKIAIIIGTFIFATLIEHFNNMRIAALSMTLFFGAGLILIRFLKVKMRKERETL; from the coding sequence ATGTCTGAAACTGAGAATCGACAGCCTAAAAACATAAAGAATAATCCGAAGATTATGAAAGCCTGGGCTGTATATGACTGGGCAAACTCCGTTTATTCCCTGGTTATTACCTCTACTATTTTCCCAATTTATTATTCCATTCTTACTACTGCTTATGAGAAGAAAGAATATATAGCGGAAACAAAAACATGGATTGATGTTCCGGTAAGGCATATGATCAAAATTTTTGGAAACGAATATCAGCCCGATGCGGTCTATGGGTATTCGCTAACAATATCATTCTTTATTGTGGTATTGCTTTCTCCATTTTTATCTTCTTTGGCAGATACTATTGGAAACAAAAAATCATTTCTGCAGTTCTTCTGTTATCTGGGAGCTACTTCATGTATGGGACTGGCAATGTTTACGGGAATGCATAATGTATTTCTGGGGCTTCTCTTCAGTATTACGGCCAGTGTCGGCTTTTGGGGAAGTTTGGTATTCTACAACTCATTCCTGCCGGATATCGCTACACAGGACAGGCAGGATGCGCTCTCTGCAAAAGGATATGTATACGGGTATATCGGCTCTGTTGTCTTGGTCGTAATCTGTTTAATTATGATTCAGGTCTTTGCGAAAGGAGCCGCTCAGCAATTGTTATTTACCAGAATCAGTTTCTTACTGACAGGAGCATGGTGGTTTGGATTCTCTCAATATACATTTAAACATCTTCCACAATTTGGAAATGTAAAAGAGAAGCTTCCAAAAGATCTTGTATTGCTGAATTATAAAAATATCTTTAAAAAACATGAAGAACAGGGAGGCTTTTTCGAAGTGCTGAAAGATAATATGAGCTTCTATGTAGATATAGCTAAAGAAAGTTTTCACGAACTGTTCAAAGTAGGAGGAGTTCTTTTTAAAGACAGAAACCTGAAGTTCTTTCTATCGAGTTTCTTCTTCTACAGTGTCGGGATGCAGACGATTTTTCTGATGGCAACCTTATTTGGTAAAAGTGAAATTAATCTTGCGCAAGATAAACTGATAGGAACATTACTGGTTATTCAGATTGAGGCGATTATTGGAGCTGTGATATTCTCCAGATTATCAAAAAGAATCGGAAACAAAAACGTAATATCTATTGCAATTATACTATGGATTGTAGCATGTTTATGGGCTTATTTCCTGAACAAAGAAAATCCTAATGTAGAATATCAGTTTTATGGAGTAGCCGCAGTTGTGGGGCTCGTAATGGGTGGTCTTCAGGCAATGTCCAGATCTACTTATTCAAAACTTCTTCCTGAAGATTCAATGGAAAATACAACTTACTTTAGCTTTTATGATGTATTGGAGAAGATTGCGATAATCATAGGAACATTTATTTTTGCTACATTAATTGAGCACTTTAATAATATGCGTATTGCAGCATTGTCAATGACCCTATTTTTTGGGGCAGGGCTGATCCTTATCAGATTCCTGAAAGTCAAGATGAGAAAAGAAAGAGAAACTTTATAA